The sequence CACTGTTACCAAGATCAAGTTcagattggggggaaaaaatccttaTTTCTCTAACATCCAGAATGGTTGAGTAACGAGTTAGGGTTTGGGCCACTTAAAGACgcttcttattcttttttgtggcAGAGGAACTACTTATGGTGGAGCCAGGAGAGTGGCCGTGGGACCTCACCTGGTGGGAAGAGGGTGGCAGGCTGTGTTCACGGAGAAACTGCgtggagcagagggaggctcttttctgtttctgaaatgTTGGTTTAAAGTGTGGAGGGAGAGCCTGGGGCCAGTAACAGGCTTGAGTCTTCGTCGGGAGAGCTCAGAGGCTCCCTCGTGGGGAGCACGGCCACGTGTGGTTGCGTAACAGTCAAACAGGATAGTATGGAACCTAGagattcttcccctttccctaaCGGTTACgtctttcaaaattttctagaCTGTTTCAGGGCCCTGACCACTGCCTGAGCAGGGCACTCTCTTGCCTTACTCTGCATGGGGTGGATGCTCAGGCTGCCTGGTGACGGGAGCGCCCCGGAGGGTTATCCGTATTCGTGGGACGGGGGCTGCTGGTTCCTCCCTAACACTGCCTTGTGCTCTTCTGCAGATGTCATGTGGCCTGTGCTTTGGACCGTGGTACGTACCTATGCTCCCTATGTCACGTTTCCTGTGGCCTTTGTGGTCGGGGCTGTGGGTTACCACTTGGAATGGTTCATCCGGGGAAAGGATCCCCAGCctgtggaggaggagaagagcaTCTCTGAGCGCCGGGAGGACCGCAAGCTGGATGAACTGCTAGGCAAGGACCACACCCAGGTGGTGAGCCTTAAGGACAAGCTGGAATTTGCTCCTAAAGCCGTCCTGAACAGAAACCGCCCGGAAAAGAATTAACGAAAGACCCAGAGCCCTGTGGGCCCTTGTGTGGGCCACCACTGGCCCTGCCACCATGTCTGCGCCGCTCCAGAACCCACATCTGATTTGCTTTATGGCTTATTCTGGCCCCTTGTGTACCACCCGGCCAGGCAGACGTGTGAGCAGCGGAGGGGCCGGTGAAGAGGAAGGCCCTTGAGGGTGCTGCTGGCCTGAAGGCTCATCTGTCAGGCTTCTGCTCGTCGGGCGCACGCTGGGAGGACTGTCATGAAATGAATGACGGCTGTCTGTTTCTTTGGGGAGGCCCCCTGGCCTCACATGGGAGCGGCTGGGGTCGGGGTGCTGCCTTAGGAGGGACACCTGCGTGCCCAGTTCCAGTGCATACTGGGAAGAATGCAACCAGCTGCCTACCTCCTGTCGCTGGCTTGCCCACCCCCCCTTCACACTTCCTGAAATCCTGTCCTGTCAGCTCAGGAGTGAGACTCCCTGGGGAGGAAAGCCTTTTACTGTTCTTGGAAGCCCAGGCTGCATACCTTGGGGCAGGGGGATATGCTTGTTCTTCGCACACACCCACGCCCCCA is a genomic window of Vulpes vulpes isolate BD-2025 chromosome 10, VulVul3, whole genome shotgun sequence containing:
- the SMIM12 gene encoding small integral membrane protein 12, which encodes MWPVLWTVVRTYAPYVTFPVAFVVGAVGYHLEWFIRGKDPQPVEEEKSISERREDRKLDELLGKDHTQVVSLKDKLEFAPKAVLNRNRPEKN